Part of the Lolium rigidum isolate FL_2022 chromosome 6, APGP_CSIRO_Lrig_0.1, whole genome shotgun sequence genome, GGGCTCTTCCTGTCGCCGGTGCCGACGTTCTGGGGGATCATCAAGAAGAAGGACGTGGAGGAGTTCAGCCCGGTGCCGTACCTCGCCACCATCTTCAACTGCATGCTCTGGGTCTTCTACGGCCTCCCCTTGGTCCACCCCAACAGCACGCTCGTCATCACCATCAACGGCATCGGCCTCGCCATCGAGGCCGCCTACCTCGTCACCTTCTTGCTGTACGCGCCAAACAGGAAGCGCCTCTGGGTGCTCGCCGTGCTCGCCGCCGAGGCCGTCCTCATGGCCGCCCTCGTGACCGGCGTGCTCCTCGGCGCCCACACGCACGACAGGAGATCCATGATCGTCGGAATCCTCTGCGTCATCGCCAACACCTGCATGTACTTAGCCCCGCTCAGCGTCATGGGCAAAGTTATCAAAACCAAGAGCGTCGAGTACATGCCCTTCTACCTCTCCTTCGTCGGATTGCTCAACGGAGGCTGCTGGACGGCCTACGCCCTCATCAAGTTCGACCTCTACATCACCATCCCCAATGGCCTCGGTGTGCTCTTCAGCATCGCCCAGCTCATCCTATACGGATGCTACTACAAGTCCACCCCAAAGAAGGCCAAGAACGTCGAGCTGCCCACCATCGCCGACAAAACCCTCAGCACCAACGTCTAGCGCACCCTCCTGCACAAGGCCGTCCGTCCTCTAGTTTCAGCTACATGCATATGTTAGGCTTATATACTCGTATACTACTAGCTTGTTCTTCCGTAGTTCAGACATATTAGTATCTTCTACTTTTAACTGGTGGTGTTAGTCTTCAGTTAATTCATAGGCGTACCTGTCTTTGGTCCTTATTATTATTCTTGTCTATATACGATTTTCATGATATTATGATTGGGTTTATTTAATCATTGTGTTGCTCTGCAAATACTATTACGATCGCCAAGGCACCATACTCTTCAAACTGTGACCACTAATGCATGTAAGGAAGTCATGTGTCTAGATTTGTGCCAAAATACTTTCATAACAAAATCAATTTTATTACTCTTCTGTAATAGAAAGGTTTATCAaatcggttttgctatgtctcagtcaactgagatttttcttaagtgtaagtcacttacaaaaaaatACTTGAGCTGCACTTTTCTGttcaaaaagtgcaattgcacttttctgccagaaatgtgcaactggactgagttgcacttttctttaaactgcagttgcacttttctgagttgactgggacttaagaaaatctcagtcaactgagatagaCACACCCTTATCAAATTTAATTAAGTAGAACTAAAAGACCTATGTTTCCAAAACTTAAGTATTCTAGAACGGGACTAGAGGAGGGCGTAAGATAAGGGCTAAGTCTGATCTGATCTGACTAGAAAGTCTGATCTGTCTAGTAGTGAAAAAAAAAATAGCTGGACAAAAAGTGCAGGCCGGATTAGAAATCCCGAAACACATAAGTTCTTTGACATGTAAAACCAGTGCTGTAATCGCTCAAATACAATAGGTTTTCATGCTACTTTCAGCTGCACCATACTCGAGTTCGACCCTGGTAGCCATCAACCTGTGTGGTTACCAGGGACGGAGGAAAGGGGGACGAGCGGGGGCGAGACCCCCCTAACGAATCGCTCGTGCCTTGAAAACGAGTAGCGAGATCGCTAATTTTTCGTTGATCCAGTCTACTTCGCCCCCCCTATCCTGTCAGTTCTTGTCAAACGGCCCCAATCCTGCCTAAGCCCATGTCGTGAAACGACAATTAAGCCCAAGAGATTATTAGAACCAAGAGCCCATTCGATGCTAGACAGGGAAAAGGAAAACCTGAGCAGCGCTAGGTGCTAGCAGCCTAGCACGCACGACCACAGGCGAGCGTTTCATTATGGACTTGACGCGCCGACCGGCCGACGCCTCGCATCCCGCCGGCCGCCACCAAGTCAGGAGTCACCGGCGGCTGCACAGTATGAGCGACGATGGGGGAAATCAGCGAAGGAAGAAAGGTTGTCTACTCCCGTATCACCATATGTAATCTCCTGGATTTGTTTGACCATCTCCAGATCTCCTGGATTTGGTGATCTCTTTGTTTTTGAGCTTATCCCTGTACATTAGATTAATTAGGGATTTTGTATTGTTCGCTTGTGTAGACATGAAGAGCAAAAGAGCCGAAATTCAGAATTTTTTCAAGCTAATTGGTTCAAACTTGATACATCCAACCATCCGGAGATCAAAAATTGCAAATCACTTGCTGATTTGACAAAGGGAATAATTAAGATTGGTAAGTCATCTGATTATTCAATGGTTGAGAGATTTTTACGGTAAGTGATCACTTTTCCAGTGTCAACTGCAACAGCGGAAAATTTAGTGTTGATGGAATTATTGAGACATTCGATCTTCGCGCTCGTAAAGCCGAGTTCAAACGGATAGATATGTAAGTTCATTCATATTTCAGAAAACAGGCATATTTTGATTAGGACCTATTAAATTTTACTATGTTGTGAGACCAAAAAAAAGCTATGATTTTGATGCTTATAATTTTCGCccccatcccccccccccccaatcttccattcctggctccgtccctcgTGGTTACACGGGGAGCCTACCAGAAGATGAATTCCTTAggtctgagagcatctccactcgtccgccCATATAGATTTTTTTAGGATCTACATGGGACTCCAGCGGTAAAACTAAAATAAGGGTCGGACTGCTGCCAGTCGTGGCTCttatattaaaaaaaattaaacaaataTAACAAAATTCGAAGAAAAAATATATTCATATATAGTTTGGCCATACTTGGCCAACTTttacaaatttaaaaacatagtaaaaaaaccctaaaactaaTAACCGCCGCCACGGCCTAGCCCTAAGCGGCGGTACATCGCCGCCAcgtagtcctcctcgtcgtcgtcgggctcctccttcttcccggtgTACCCATGCCTCCCGCGTGGCCTGCTGGACTAGCCAACGTCATCGTCGCCGTCCAGGTTGATGATGAGGCTGAGGCAACGGCGGCGCTCCCCCTCCATGCGGTGGTGGTCGGCTGCGCTACGCCTCGGCAAACTCGTCCGTCGGCGCGAAGGATTCCAGCTGGGCTTGGCACGGGCTAGGGAATTCCTCCGGGTCATCCTCCGCCTTGACGATGGAGGCCGCCTCCTTGTACTCCGGCGGGGGCGTCCACTTGCGCTGGCGCGGCGGAGATGGCTGGCACCGCTCGCGGATGATGATGCCTCTGCCGCCATTGCGGCGCCTGCGGACAGGAGCGTCCTCCGGCTCCTCTAGCGAACTCTAAGTGAGCGTGTAGCTCCTCCCTCCAGGCCTCGTACTATTGATTCCACAGCAGTGGAGGGTACCGCGTCATGGCACTAGCAGCAGCCAAGGCCTCCGCCAAGGTACAGTTCCCATAACGGTGGGGCTGGGATGAGCGGCCAGCACTAGGAGCGGCCTGCCGGCCCCTGGCGAGATACGGGGCGGATGATGGTTGCGGGCGCGCCCGGGACCCCGGCACGGGACCTCCTCCCGCTGCCCCAGAGGGTACATCTCCAGAAGGGACAACCCCACCGGCGGCGCCTCCTGcaccaccggacggagcatcaggGTTGGcggcgcctcctgcgcctccgggAAGTTGATCATTGTTGTTGACGCCTCTTGCGTCGTCGGGTGGAGGGACCTCATGCTCGGTAGCGCCTCCTCCGGCCTGAGCGCCAGCCTCGACCGCAAGATGTGGCGGAGGTGGATGTGGATCCACATCACTTGGTCCGGCGTGCGGGTCGGCATCCCCCACGGTGTTAGCGCGCCGAGCGCGGGGCTCAGCTCCCAGGCCTACTGCCATAACAGGGCCATGAGATCGAGTCCCGTCTGTGGGCGTGCCCGCCGCGGCGGTACCGGCTCCTACCACGGCGTTCCTCCCTGGCGCCATGGCTGATGTCGAGGCAGCCAAAGAGGATCACGGTGTTGAAGCCGATGGTGTTCACGAGTGTTGCTGAAGATGGTGAAGATTGTTGATGCCGACACACGAGCGCCCCCTACCTGGCGCACCAGATGTCTGTCTCGCCTACGCGGACACCGGGGATGAACACACCCCCATTTCTTAATGGTTAGTGGGCATAAAGGCGTTTCGGCGTCAAGCCCGCCTTAGGATCATTCCCGGGCGGAGCAAGAACATACACAAAGCACACATGACCATTTTTTACCCAGGTTTAGGCTGCCCTTCGGCTAACGGCCCTATGTCATGCTTTGGTTGATTATCTTTGATGCACAAGATGACATAGGCATGCCTAAGGGGCATGTCTCATACACACCCCTGGTTTATTATTAGAGCGGAAGGCCCATGGACTCAAAGTTTCTGAAGCCAGAAGGATGAAAACGTTCGGATTAGGAAAGTAAGGTTATTATAGGAAACTTGTAATCAATATAGGAAAGGCCCAATGCGGCCCGATAAACTTGTACTTGTACGACATGGAAAGAcctcggcttcacctcctatataaaggggaagtcGAGGGTAAAGAAAAGGATCTAAGCATTGTGTAACCTAGCCACCGTGTTTTGTAGAGTTGGACGCCTTTGTTCGTCTgacaaccttcgagatctacttgccctcaacTCTCGACAAAAACCCAAGTCTACATCTTATAGGAATTaacgagttaatccctcgtcaattggcgccgatagTGGGGATTGAAGGTTGCAAGGTCCTGATATCGATGGCatcatcaagatcatcatcatcggtAGCAATCAACGCGATggatggaggtaaacagatcCAATCTGGtcatgttgattttgttcctcaccctcctgcCCGTTTGCATGCGTATGTCAACCTGGAAAAAGCAATGGAGATGACGGTCGGGAGCTTCCACTTTCTCGTCGGGAGAGAAGGATCGCACTGTTTTTCGGCACCGATTTTTTTGGGACCATTGGCGGTCGAACCTGATCACTCGGAATCGTCAGCATCGTCCGTTGAAtcaggcgacgaggaggtttCGCCATCACGCTTCACCAAGCCCGTTGACAGCGGAAAACTCGCCGATCTCTTTGGTGGGATGACTTTTGGGCCGGTCACAGAAACCGATCTATATCAAGATAGCGATTTCAGGAGCTTCACCAATTTCGACTTCACCAACACATTCAACTCCATCGATAGcgaggaggtcttcgccgatctatacgacggtgtcacctacCCTACGCACAATGCGCGGGCGCTAAACTTAGCGTCACGCAGCAGGAGCCCGGCAGTTCAAGACTATGAGCTCGACGATAGTGCCACTTCAGCATATCATCAAATCTACGTGATCAGAGCATTGGGTCCTGAGGTGCAAGAAGATGAGAAATCGGAGGCCTTCAATCCATTGGGTAATCCCCtagtcgatcccgcagatctcactaGAGGAACGGGAAGCAAATATGTTGGAACTCAGCCAAGAGAGCAAGTGCAACTTTCTCAAGCTGCATGGGACAGGGCCACAAGCCACATCGGAAGAGCTAACAGCGTATCAGTATAAACTCAATCGCATGAGGTGCAAACTCGAAAAGATGCAAGAAAAGTTAGATCAAAGAAGGCACGCTGCGGATGCATCTAGCGAGCGCAGAGCAAACCTCAGTACGCAATCGGGGAACTCGGCAAATAACAGCAGAGCACATTGATCTCGCATAGCTGGTATACCTAAAGCTGAACGCGAAAATCTGGTCCAAAATCTCAACATGTCATTTATGTCGATAGATTCGAGAGGGCATATAATACccaaaacgccagaagcaggatacatggcagcaCATGCATACATGATGGTAACCAGGCCACCGCGGGGAGATCCTCGATAGACCCTGTATCAAACTGCCATTGCAGGATTTGGTGTCATGGGAGCAGCGATAGCTGGGCGAGAAATAGTACAACCCACAGATCCTCCATGCCGTAATAGTCGACGACGCACAGTGGCAGCAACTCGAGATATCCAGAGAGAAGGTGAAGCAAGAAATACCATGGCTCGGGatcgggtcgatagagcaagggaagaaagaggccgagaAAACAGAAGCCAAGAAAATCGCCAAACAATAGAAGATAGTGAAGAACTCTGGGCTTGCTTTACCCGAAGGGTTTGCAGGACTCGAGTGCCCTCTAATTTCAAATTACCCGACAGTTATAAAAAGTTCGACGAACTGCAATATCCAGAAGGATCGGTCGCCACCGCACCCCCCGATCTACGACAGAGGAagaccgccgccgcgccacccggactttgcccggcgacgccctgGGCGGTGGCAGCGGGAGAGGAGGTCGGGGAGGGAGGAACGGTGGCCGCCCGACGCGGTGCAGCGCCGCCGTGCAGGTGCAGGTGCAGCTCCGCCGTGCAAGTGACAAACATCTGCGGTAAGTAGGGATGAAATAGATTGGATGATGCCCTTCCCACACTCGTAAGTAACTATGGATGAGAAGAGGGATGTGGTGGATTACGAATGTGATGTGAATGTTACTCGAATATGGATGCGGATCAGATGTTTACACAGTGGTTTCAAGTCCAATTTGAGAAATTTACATTTGaccattttgttatttttttttagGTTGGGTAAATATATTTGGCATATCGGAGAAGAAATATTAAAAGTTGGCTAACATAATATATCCAGATGCGGATCTATATCCATTACAATATCCATGTTTGTTTCAAAATCAAAACGAATCCGGTGACCATAACCCGTTGTAAGTTGGATGCGGCCGTACGTGACCCCGGCAGACGAAGCTagattttgcaacaaacaaagttcAAATCTGCATGAAAAGTACGTACAGAACAAGTTAAGTTTAGGGGATATACGAACTCAACAAGAAGTTGGTGTTCATAATCATACCGCTGCGGCAAGTCGATCCGGTATCTCTATCTATCCGTTTGTAATTGTATTTGTACGTAGACAACAAGAGGAGGAATCCGTTGCGTGTACGTGCGTGTGTCCTGGTAGGGTTCAGGGTAGGTGGGTGGGTGCGTATAAAGGGCAGGGCTAGCGATCACAAAAATCACAAGTCGATAGATCGATCTATCCACAAATCAAGCCAGCCACCTACGTACGTGTGCAACTCGCCGGAATCAAGCTTTGAAGATGGTGTCCGCGGACGTGGCCCGGAGCGTCGTCGGCATCGTCGGCAACGTCATCTCCTTCGGGCTCTTCCTGTCGCCGGTGCCGACGTTCTGGGGGATCATCAAGAAGAAGGACGTGGAGGAGTTCAGCCCGGTGCCGTACCTCGCCACCATCTTCAACTGCATGCTCTGGGTCTTCTACGGCCTCCCCTTGGTCCACCCCAACAGCACGCTCGTCATCACCATCAACGGCATCGGCCTCGCCATCGAGGCCGCCTACCTCGTCACCTTCTTGCTGTACGCGCCAAACAGGAAGCGCCTCTGGGTGCTCGCCGTGCTCGCCGCCGAGGCCGTCCTCATGGCCGCCCTCGTGACCGGCGTGCTCCTCGGCGCCCACACGCACGACAGGAGATCCATGATCGTCGGAATCCTCTGCGTCATCGCCAACACCTGCATGTACTTAGCCCCGCTCAGCGTCATGGGCAAAGTTATCAAAACCAAGAGCGTCGAGTACATGCCCTTCTACCTCTCCTTCGTCGGATTGCTCAACGGAGGCTGCTGGACGGCCTACGCCCTCATCAAGTTCGACCTCTACATCACCATCCCCAATGGCCTCGGTGTGCTCTTCAGCATCGCCCAGCTCATCCTATACGGATGCTACTACAAGTCCACCCCAAAGAAGGCCAAGAACGTCGAGCTGCCAACCATCGCCGACAAAACCCTCAGCACCAACGTCTCCATCACCGttcatgatgaggatgatgatgatgatgcttaaATTTAGAAGCCATGAGTTTCCATCGCCGTCGAGAAATAAGCGCACCATCCTGCCGCCGTCTGTCCGTCCTCTAGGTTCAGCTACATGTTATTAGGCTTAAACAGTTAAACTTGTATCCTACTAGTTCTTCCTTAGTTCAGACAttactttcttctacttttaactGGCGGTGTTAGTTTTCAGTTAATTCATTGGCGTACCTGTATTTGGTCCATCTTATTATTCTTGTTTATATAAGATTTTCATGATATTATGATTGGATTTATTTAATTGTTGTGTTGCTCTGCAAATCCGATTAGTATCGCCAATGCACCATACTCTTCAAACTGTGACCACTAATGCATGTAAGGAAGTCATGTGTGTAGAGATTTGTGCCAAAATACTTTCATAACAAAATCAATTTTATTACTCTTGGAAATTATCCTGAAACACAGAGAAGTTCTTTGACATGTGAACCCAGTGCTGCAATCGCCCATATATACATACATAATAGGTTTTCATGCTACTTTCAGCTGCACCATATTCGAGTTCTACACTGCTAGCCATCAACCTGTGTGGTTACACGATGAGCCTTCCGGCAGACGTAACTGGAATTCCTTTGGTCAgagcatgaggatgcttgcaacaTGAGATCAACGACAATGCATAAAACCTCTGTGCTGTTTGATTTTTGTTTGGGACCGATTTCTCCAAACATGAATGACCAATACAGAGAACGGCACATTTGTTTCGCAAACTCCTAACGATTAGAAATTGGGTTCTCCTCATGCCTCATGATTTCTCAACCTGGAATAGTGAGttccagctcagtggcaaggcgagtgcgcagccagcccacctgGATTCGAATCCCCATTTCGCGGTAATTTCGCGGGGATGGGCAAACTTTAAtcgggttatcatcctagcgtccCCCGTTGGTCAATGTTTTTTTATGAACATATATGATGGTGATTACCCTAAACAACATATGCAGTGTCAAATAAAAAAAACATTTTAATACCTTAAGAATACTATGATCATTTTTCGTTACAAGTGCATGCATAATTTAGAATTATGTGCCAAAGAATACAATTTAGCATTTCCTCACAAACATAATCTCGAGAAAAGTCTAGCCCTAATCTGATTTATCTACCCTATAAAGGCACAATGGTACGAGtaaaactgcacaacacaactttTTCGGAACACAATCATGCACGGTTTGCTTATGCCTAGTTTTAAAAAAAAcgcacaacaacaaaaaattggaacaaagaacaattttctcTTAAGTCAAGAGCAGATGCACAGAAACTACAGAAAGATTGAGTAAGTTTGATGCCAGATGGAACCAAAGCATAAGCATTAAAATTCTgctctgtttttttttcctttgcaatCATTGAGTAAGTTTGATGCCAGATGGAACCAAAGCATACATGTCTTGCTACCAGAACTAAATAAGAATCTCATATGTAGATAGAAAAGACACATAGAAATTGCCGGTCCGCGGTCCGACCAAAAGAAGAATCAATAAGTAGTTAAGCAGCACAAATAACTGAAAGAAGAAACAAACCACAACAGTGTCATGCATCAAGACGTGAACTAACTGAAGGATGAAACTAACTACAAAAGCTTCAGTACTACTGCTCCCATCTGCAAAAGCTTCCTTGAACCAAGAGGTCAACAGGTTCGCTGTGATAATAGTCCAAATAAATATGAGTAGTGCCAATATGATCGCACATGTCAAACTTTTGAACTTGGCAGTCCACGCCTACAGAGAGTCGAAATATCTTGTAATCGTACAGCCAAAGTTAGTATGGCGAGCAACACAAACGATGCATCAACACGATGAGCCAATCACATTCACGAAGAGAACTTGCTGGGCACAACCCACATAGGTGTCAGCATAGTGAAACAAGATGTGAACATAAATATGCTTGTATTTGATGCATGTCCCTTCAGCGGCTCACCCAACTCAACTGCAGTCCAATTTTTTCGATTGTTAGTATAGTAGTATAAGCAATTGCTCTTTCCTCCCCATCTCTCTGGGTTCATGCAACAGAATGGCCGGCTTCTCTCGTCACTGCCAAGGAAGATCGCCCTATTCTGCAAAATGTCAAGCTTCACCCAAGTTGCAGGCTCAGTTGATAGGTCAAGGCGGAATGCTTCAAAGGTTTGCCCTGTTCTTACATAAGATGATCCCTGACAGCCAACCAAGAGAAGCATGTCAGTGCACGCCACCAACCATGCGATGCCAAGACGCCTCCTGATGACACGCTCTTCAAAAGAAACTGCTATTTCTTGTATGTGAATCAGGGGTGACAAGTGCACCGTGAAGATATTGCGCTCAGCATCCATGCCAAAGACCTTGCCTTTGAAAACCACGATCTGGGTGAGCGTTCCATTGGGAAGAGAACGTCCTGACCAAGAGCGGTCACCAACATGCCAAAAGAAATTGTGATTATCAGTCGAGACAATGAGATGTGAGTCGGGTGATGCTAGAGGGGCTGTCAGGGCGCCATAGTAGATATGAGTCGCTTGGTTGACTGGTAATTGTGGAGGTGAAACAGTAACACCTGTGAACACATCAACGAGGAGACATGATGTTTTGCTAGACAAAATGAGATGACCATAAGAAGAACCCCTGAAACAGAACTCATCCAGTGGACTCGGTGGGGTATTTATCTGAGCAAAAAGGGGAATCTGACAGCAACAGTAGGTGTCTTCGTTCATTATATCAGTGACATGACATAGGCGAGGTACAGAGCTGTTGCTAATAGGGTAAGGACAAGGAGAGCACCAAGGGATATCGGGTTGTAAGAGAAGAGGTGGGAAGAGTGTCGAAAATGTATGTTTGGAAGGGTACGAGGAAAAGGCAGCACGCCAAGAGCAGGAGGTAGAAGCGAAGGCATGAAGGTCAGGGAAGGAGCACAACAGAGCAACGATTGAGTGAAGCAGGCCATCAGGGAGATCTGCCCAACCTTGAAGCTCATACATTGCATGGACCACGGACAGGTTGACCTGCAGCAAGTTATGAATCAAAAGACAGCACAATACGAGAATGCACTAGAACTAAAAGGGAAAGATTGACCGATATACAAAAGGGgcgtgctgagcgtcccccgggggatcaaatccccgatcccccgggtcgGCAGCCGTTCGATGTGGCCATCGTATACGTCCACTCTGGGTCAACCTTccctgcaaaagaaaaaaaaaatggaaaaacgcAACAACAAGTGGGATCTCGCAGAGTGCCGTCCTCACAGGA contains:
- the LOC124662269 gene encoding bidirectional sugar transporter SWEET6a-like — encoded protein: MVSADVARSVVGIVGNVISFGLFLSPVPTFWGIIKKKDVEEFSPVPYLATIFNCMLWVFYGLPLVHPNSTLVITINGIGLAIEAAYLVTFLLYAPNRKRLWVLAVLAAEAVLMAALVTGVLLGAHTHDRRSMIVGILCVIANTCMYLAPLSVMGKVIKTKSVEYMPFYLSFVGLLNGGCWTAYALIKFDLYITIPNGLGVLFSIAQLILYGCYYKSTPKKAKNVELPTIADKTLSTNVSITVHDEDDDDDA
- the LOC124662268 gene encoding bidirectional sugar transporter SWEET6a-like, with the protein product MVSADVARSVVGIVGNVISFGLFLSPVPTFWGIIKKKDVEEFSPVPYLATIFNCMLWVFYGLPLVHPNSTLVITINGIGLAIEAAYLVTFLLYAPNRKRLWVLAVLAAEAVLMAALVTGVLLGAHTHDRRSMIVGILCVIANTCMYLAPLSVMGKVIKTKSVEYMPFYLSFVGLLNGGCWTAYALIKFDLYITIPNGLGVLFSIAQLILYGCYYKSTPKKAKNVELPTIADKTLSTNV